A single genomic interval of Comamonas sp. 26 harbors:
- a CDS encoding flagellar biosynthetic protein FliO — translation MWPTLILVVLFVAAMLALPWLVRRLQHKNLLPRSMGMARGAAPLTSQVLGSLSIGPQQRVVTVQVGEGHEAVRLVLGVTAQQIQCLHVLQTHAGKAQAANEYVAKPPSFTDSLVRAQAAGSARDSGND, via the coding sequence ATGTGGCCCACGCTGATTCTGGTCGTTTTGTTTGTGGCCGCCATGCTGGCCCTGCCTTGGCTGGTACGCCGCCTGCAGCACAAGAACCTGCTGCCCCGCAGTATGGGCATGGCGCGCGGCGCGGCCCCGCTGACATCGCAGGTGCTGGGTTCGCTCTCCATAGGCCCCCAGCAGCGCGTGGTGACTGTGCAAGTGGGCGAGGGCCATGAAGCCGTGCGTCTGGTGCTGGGCGTTACCGCGCAGCAGATTCAATGCCTGCATGTGCTTCAAACCCATGCAGGAAAAGCGCAAGCTGCTAATGAATATGTAGCAAAACCGCCGTCGTTCACCGACTCTCTGGTGCGTGCACAGGCTGCTGGTTCTGCCCGGGATTCTGGAAATGACTAA